A genome region from Crossiella equi includes the following:
- a CDS encoding cyclase family protein has protein sequence MARYLRWADDDQPGRAAQQLGPLGAEDELGTLNLITDEVRARAALEVRTGRSVSLAVPIEPAPVFSGPFGPGSAEVSPVQQIMAYTGSPAQAAADVLLVTNHHTKSTHLDALSHIITDGQVYPGRPAQDSVTMGGVRRGSTTAFAAGIVTRGVLLDLGHDGPVPAEHRVSARDLTEAEERHGVRVESGDALVVRFGWVATRYRGNPMPGMSLDAVHWLHERGVSLYAGDLGDAYPMRPGVPSALHGVALPLLGMPLVDAVDADELAAVCAELGRYSFLFVAAPPRIHGLTGVPVNPVAIF, from the coding sequence GTGGCCCGATATCTACGCTGGGCAGATGACGACCAACCTGGACGGGCTGCCCAGCAACTGGGGCCGCTGGGGGCCGAGGACGAGCTCGGCACCCTCAACCTGATCACCGACGAGGTGCGGGCGCGCGCCGCGCTGGAGGTGCGCACCGGCCGTTCGGTGTCCCTGGCCGTGCCGATCGAGCCCGCGCCGGTGTTCAGCGGGCCGTTCGGACCGGGGTCGGCGGAGGTCTCGCCGGTGCAGCAGATCATGGCCTACACCGGGAGCCCGGCCCAGGCCGCGGCCGATGTCCTGCTGGTGACCAACCACCACACGAAGTCCACACACCTGGACGCCCTGTCGCACATCATCACCGACGGGCAGGTCTACCCCGGGCGTCCCGCGCAGGACAGCGTGACCATGGGCGGGGTCCGGCGCGGGTCCACCACCGCCTTCGCCGCGGGCATCGTCACGCGCGGGGTGCTGCTCGACCTCGGCCACGACGGGCCCGTGCCCGCCGAGCACCGGGTCAGCGCGCGGGACCTGACCGAGGCCGAGGAGCGGCACGGGGTGCGGGTGGAGTCCGGGGACGCGCTCGTGGTGCGGTTCGGCTGGGTGGCCACGCGCTACCGCGGCAACCCGATGCCGGGCATGAGCCTGGACGCGGTGCACTGGCTGCACGAGCGCGGGGTCAGTCTCTACGCCGGGGACCTCGGCGACGCCTACCCCATGCGGCCCGGGGTGCCCTCGGCGTTGCACGGGGTGGCCCTGCCGTTGCTGGGCATGCCGCTCGTGGACGCCGTCGACGCCGATGAGCTGGCCGCCGTGTGCGCCGAGCTCGGGCGGTACAGCTTCCTGTTCGTCGCGGCCCCGCCCCGCATCCACGGCCTCACCGGGGTGCCGGTGAACCCGGTCGCGATCTTCTGA
- a CDS encoding methyltransferase, translated as MSDLVRMASMLTPSTIRVAATLRLPDLVKSGVTTLTELADKSGTDAEALGRTMHYLVLIGLFTEPEPGTYAVTEVGEVLTEEHPAGMRRWLDLEQPGRRIEARMEPAMAGLLTSVRTGGPNYEDVYGKSFWQDLDEDAELAESFNGSLAVHVNGFAPEVARAYDWSSVKHVVDVGGGTGALVAELLRTHPDLRATLFELDTVIADAPPVLAQAGVADRCEVVGGSFFDPLPTGADLYLIANCVHNWNDKNGVKILRRMAEAAGPGGRVVLVERLLDEEREGLFAAYANLLMMVLLDGKERTENDFRKLGAEAGLRLDSAKQLEYPALALLEFTVTG; from the coding sequence TTGTCCGATTTGGTCCGCATGGCGTCGATGCTCACGCCGTCGACCATTCGCGTTGCCGCGACGCTGCGGCTGCCCGATCTCGTCAAATCCGGCGTGACCACGCTCACCGAACTCGCCGACAAGAGCGGTACGGACGCGGAGGCGCTCGGCCGCACAATGCACTACCTCGTGCTCATCGGTCTGTTCACCGAACCCGAACCGGGCACCTACGCGGTGACCGAGGTCGGCGAGGTGCTCACCGAGGAGCACCCGGCGGGCATGCGCCGCTGGCTCGACCTGGAGCAGCCGGGCCGCCGCATCGAGGCCCGGATGGAACCGGCCATGGCCGGGCTGCTCACCTCCGTGCGCACCGGCGGGCCGAACTACGAGGACGTCTACGGCAAGAGCTTCTGGCAGGACCTGGACGAGGACGCCGAGCTGGCCGAGTCCTTCAACGGCTCGCTCGCGGTGCACGTCAACGGCTTCGCGCCTGAGGTGGCCAGGGCTTATGACTGGTCCTCGGTCAAGCACGTGGTCGACGTCGGCGGCGGCACCGGCGCGCTGGTGGCCGAGCTGCTGCGCACGCACCCGGACCTGAGGGCCACCCTGTTCGAGCTGGACACCGTCATCGCGGACGCCCCGCCGGTGCTGGCGCAGGCCGGGGTGGCCGACCGCTGCGAGGTCGTCGGCGGCAGCTTCTTCGATCCGCTGCCCACCGGCGCGGACCTCTACCTCATCGCCAACTGCGTGCACAACTGGAACGACAAAAATGGGGTGAAGATCCTCCGTCGTATGGCCGAGGCTGCCGGACCGGGCGGTCGCGTGGTATTGGTGGAAAGGCTCCTGGACGAGGAGCGCGAGGGGTTGTTCGCGGCGTACGCGAATTTGTTGATGATGGTGCTGCTCGACGGCAAGGAGCGCACCGAGAACGACTTCCGGAAACTCGGCGCCGAAGCCGGTCTGCGTCTTGACTCGGCGAAGCAGCTGGAGTACCCAGCACTGGCGCTGCTGGAATTCACCGTCACCGGATGA
- a CDS encoding TetR/AcrR family transcriptional regulator, whose translation MSPDEKPRRVRADAERSTARILAAAEEVLAADPNATIERIADAAGLARATVHRRFSSRKALLEALTCLLNERYLSAIEQARVATAPPVAALHRLTELLFELKVDNRAIMELTADPRTLRTPTNTEVDAALDLLFTRLREAGEITAADPVWCRGVFLAVVHEAAQLAADSPDMPPVATGPAGETGARADLAFTTVLGALGANVHRGRSNAGA comes from the coding sequence ATGAGCCCAGACGAGAAGCCGAGGCGGGTGCGCGCGGACGCGGAGCGCAGCACCGCCCGGATCCTGGCCGCCGCCGAGGAGGTGCTGGCGGCCGACCCGAACGCCACGATCGAACGCATCGCCGACGCGGCGGGCTTGGCGCGCGCCACCGTGCACCGACGGTTCTCGTCGAGGAAAGCGCTGTTGGAGGCGCTGACCTGCCTGCTGAACGAGCGCTACCTGAGCGCGATCGAACAGGCGCGGGTGGCCACGGCTCCCCCGGTCGCGGCCCTGCACCGCCTGACCGAGCTGCTGTTCGAGCTCAAGGTCGACAACCGGGCGATCATGGAGCTCACCGCGGACCCCCGCACCCTGCGCACCCCGACCAACACCGAGGTCGACGCCGCACTCGACCTGCTGTTCACGCGGCTGCGCGAGGCCGGTGAGATCACCGCCGCCGACCCGGTGTGGTGCCGCGGCGTCTTCCTCGCGGTCGTGCACGAGGCCGCCCAGCTGGCCGCGGACTCACCGGACATGCCGCCGGTGGCCACCGGCCCGGCGGGCGAGACTGGGGCGCGCGCCGACCTGGCGTTCACGACCGTGCTCGGCGCGCTCGGAGCGAACGTCCACCGTGGACGGTCGAACGCGGGTGCCTAG
- a CDS encoding SDR family NAD(P)-dependent oxidoreductase, whose product MDMNGCTALVTGGTAGIGRATAHALAARGAHVLVSGRDTERGAAVAAAVGADGGRAEFLAADLADLDSVRALADQAGEVDVLVNNAAIFPMAPTADHPADLYQLIFDVNVRAPFFLASALLPGMLARGRGTIVNVGSVAAVSGVPGFAAYSASKAALEALTRAWVAEFQGTPIRVNTVAPGPTATETMVAFGPEAVELARQDIPLGRIATPEDVADAVVFLASPAAAHLHGVRLPVDGGRAAV is encoded by the coding sequence ATGGACATGAACGGCTGCACAGCACTGGTCACCGGCGGCACGGCGGGCATCGGGCGGGCCACCGCCCACGCGCTGGCCGCACGGGGAGCACACGTCCTGGTCTCCGGCCGGGACACCGAGCGCGGCGCTGCGGTGGCCGCCGCGGTCGGGGCCGACGGCGGCCGGGCGGAGTTCCTGGCCGCCGACCTGGCCGACCTGGACTCCGTGCGGGCGCTGGCCGACCAGGCAGGCGAGGTGGACGTCCTGGTCAACAACGCGGCCATCTTCCCGATGGCCCCGACTGCGGACCACCCCGCCGACCTGTACCAGCTGATCTTCGATGTGAACGTGCGCGCGCCGTTCTTCCTGGCCTCCGCGCTGCTGCCCGGCATGCTCGCTCGCGGCCGGGGCACCATCGTGAACGTGGGCTCGGTGGCCGCGGTCAGCGGGGTACCTGGTTTCGCCGCGTACTCGGCGTCGAAGGCCGCCCTGGAGGCGCTGACCCGGGCGTGGGTGGCGGAGTTCCAGGGCACCCCGATCCGCGTGAACACCGTGGCACCGGGTCCGACCGCCACCGAGACCATGGTCGCCTTCGGCCCGGAGGCGGTGGAGCTGGCCCGCCAGGACATCCCGCTGGGACGCATCGCGACCCCGGAGGACGTGGCGGACGCGGTGGTCTTCCTGGCCTCCCCGGCGGCCGCGCACCTGCACGGCGTGCGCCTGCCCGTCGACGGCGGCCGGGCAGCGGTCTAG
- a CDS encoding class I SAM-dependent methyltransferase yields MTTTQHKDLVWYASTIARAVQDIGTRAAKEVNSALLELRGPAEFRHGVWDAVDSIAGFNRERADSLVLYSLAKNAPGKGVAVEVGSFLGRSTAIMALGVRASGAGRVVAIDPHRGGTGDINSEDPQAEATTYDLMVHNLRRLGLLDLVDIERADAPEAGRNWVHGPVRLLFIDALHTYENTLSDFEAIEPYLDEDSVVVFDDYCAQEYPGVIRAADELERAGRLPTPARTLNRYRVFGVRSWSDALS; encoded by the coding sequence GTGACCACCACACAGCACAAGGACCTCGTCTGGTACGCCAGCACCATCGCCCGCGCCGTGCAGGACATCGGCACCCGCGCGGCCAAGGAGGTCAACTCCGCGCTGCTGGAACTGCGCGGCCCCGCCGAGTTCCGGCACGGCGTCTGGGACGCCGTGGACTCGATCGCGGGCTTCAACCGCGAGCGCGCGGACAGCCTGGTGCTCTACTCCCTGGCCAAGAACGCGCCCGGCAAGGGCGTGGCCGTCGAGGTGGGCTCCTTCCTCGGCCGCTCCACCGCGATCATGGCCCTGGGCGTCCGCGCCTCCGGTGCCGGACGCGTGGTCGCCATCGACCCGCACCGCGGCGGCACCGGCGACATCAACTCCGAGGACCCGCAGGCCGAGGCCACCACCTACGACCTCATGGTGCACAACCTCCGCCGCCTGGGCCTGCTCGACCTCGTCGACATCGAGCGCGCGGACGCCCCGGAGGCGGGCCGGAACTGGGTGCACGGTCCGGTGCGGCTGCTGTTCATCGACGCGCTGCACACCTACGAGAACACCCTGTCCGACTTCGAGGCCATCGAGCCGTACCTGGACGAGGACAGCGTGGTGGTCTTCGACGACTACTGCGCCCAGGAGTACCCCGGCGTGATCCGCGCCGCCGACGAGCTGGAGCGCGCGGGCCGCCTGCCCACGCCCGCCCGCACCCTCAACCGCTACCGGGTCTTCGGCGTCCGCAGCTGGTCCGACGCCCTCAGCTGA
- a CDS encoding condensation domain-containing protein — translation MSLPLSLEQQLYFQMCAPDFRHRTITTVRRLRGPLDVAAFTASVTEVVNRHDALRIRVDRAGEPVQHIAPPVNEFPVTVLDGFSAQEYEKAVDAAWRLVSEDIAVATEGPLRVRLLRLAGDDHLLAMAEHDIAADSWSSALVLTEVFTAYRHRLGEGPALEPVPGSFAGHVSEQAAAGERLTGEQLSFWRTAFTASAVDVVDPAVRRNDGLLTRLDSGLDSETTAAVKAFAAKAKATPFAATLGAAAAAVGAEYGSGAVRLTTALLGRDGRGTRELAGVFHRLADIRVDLPAGLALGELARGAMKSTMDSARHTRPPYSYTRLLAELAEQGYERAGEQLHRIRTGAGGRALNVAFEFVMPGEDPAPAEASLAVEPVDLSAYSEQVRYKAYDLIFVVGFGTEVYLGCFHNEEVVDAPTAARLVGRMSAVLRNCTPDNLAAAVADAVLV, via the coding sequence ATGAGCCTCCCGCTCTCCCTGGAACAGCAGCTGTACTTCCAGATGTGCGCACCGGACTTCCGGCACCGCACCATCACCACCGTGCGCAGGTTGCGCGGCCCGCTGGACGTGGCCGCGTTCACCGCCTCGGTCACCGAGGTGGTCAACCGGCACGACGCCCTGCGCATCCGGGTCGACCGCGCGGGCGAGCCGGTACAGCACATCGCGCCGCCGGTCAACGAGTTCCCGGTGACCGTGCTGGACGGCTTCTCCGCGCAGGAGTACGAGAAGGCCGTGGACGCGGCCTGGCGGCTGGTCAGCGAGGACATCGCGGTCGCCACCGAGGGCCCGCTGCGCGTGCGGCTGCTCCGGCTGGCCGGGGACGACCACCTGCTGGCGATGGCCGAGCACGACATCGCCGCGGACAGCTGGTCCAGCGCCCTGGTGCTGACCGAGGTGTTCACCGCCTACCGCCACCGCCTCGGCGAGGGCCCCGCCCTGGAGCCGGTGCCCGGCAGCTTCGCCGGGCACGTCAGCGAACAGGCGGCGGCGGGGGAGCGGCTGACCGGGGAGCAGCTGTCGTTCTGGCGCACCGCGTTCACCGCGTCCGCCGTGGACGTCGTTGACCCGGCGGTGCGGCGGAACGACGGTCTGCTCACCCGCCTGGACTCCGGGCTGGACAGCGAGACCACCGCTGCGGTAAAGGCCTTCGCCGCCAAGGCCAAGGCCACCCCGTTCGCCGCCACGCTCGGTGCGGCCGCGGCGGCGGTGGGCGCGGAGTACGGCAGCGGCGCGGTGCGCCTGACCACCGCGCTGCTGGGCCGGGACGGCCGCGGCACCCGCGAGCTGGCCGGGGTGTTCCACCGCCTGGCCGACATCCGGGTGGACCTGCCCGCCGGGCTGGCACTCGGTGAGCTGGCCCGGGGCGCCATGAAGTCCACAATGGACAGCGCCCGGCACACCCGGCCGCCCTACAGCTACACCCGCCTGCTGGCCGAGCTGGCGGAACAGGGGTACGAGCGGGCCGGGGAGCAGCTGCACCGCATCCGCACCGGCGCGGGCGGGCGGGCGCTCAACGTGGCCTTCGAGTTCGTCATGCCCGGCGAGGACCCGGCCCCGGCCGAGGCCAGTCTGGCGGTCGAGCCGGTGGACCTGTCCGCCTACAGCGAGCAGGTGCGGTACAAGGCCTACGACCTCATCTTCGTCGTCGGGTTCGGCACCGAGGTCTACCTCGGCTGCTTCCACAACGAGGAGGTCGTGGACGCGCCGACCGCCGCTCGCCTGGTCGGCCGGATGTCCGCGGTACTGCGGAACTGCACACCCGACAACCTGGCGGCGGCGGTCGCCGACGCGGTACTGGTCTAG
- the thpD gene encoding ectoine hydroxylase — protein MLTQDVQVYRTRDGRPGEIRRRQDPVVYGGLEDGPLGPEALDNYERNGFLTFDALLTPEEVQACREELDRLSQLPERHTDERYVIEPAADEVRSIFQVHAVSPLYNRIIRDSRLVDVARQLLGSEVYIHQTRINAKPAFTGSGFYWHSDFETWHAEDGMPRVRALSFSIGLTENYPHNGPLMIIPGSHKWFLSCSAPTPPDNHKSSLAKQEIGVPEGELLRRIADENGGVHQVLGAPGSAVAFDCNCMHGSAENITPYPRQNLFVVFNSVDNALVEPFAAPARRPEYLADRAFTPLA, from the coding sequence GTGCTGACGCAGGACGTGCAGGTCTACCGCACCCGGGACGGCCGTCCCGGGGAGATCCGCCGCCGCCAGGACCCGGTGGTCTACGGCGGCCTGGAGGACGGCCCACTGGGCCCCGAGGCGCTGGACAACTACGAGCGCAACGGTTTCCTCACCTTCGACGCGTTGCTCACCCCCGAGGAGGTCCAGGCCTGCCGCGAGGAGCTGGACCGGCTGTCCCAGCTGCCCGAGCGGCACACCGACGAGCGCTACGTCATCGAGCCCGCCGCCGACGAGGTCCGCTCGATCTTCCAGGTGCACGCGGTCAGCCCGCTCTACAACCGCATCATCCGGGACTCGCGCCTGGTGGACGTGGCCCGGCAGCTGCTCGGCTCCGAGGTCTACATCCACCAGACCCGCATCAACGCCAAGCCCGCCTTCACCGGCAGCGGCTTCTACTGGCACTCCGACTTCGAGACCTGGCACGCCGAGGACGGCATGCCGCGCGTGCGGGCGCTGAGCTTCTCCATCGGCCTCACCGAGAACTACCCGCACAACGGTCCGCTGATGATCATCCCGGGCTCGCACAAGTGGTTCCTGTCCTGCTCGGCGCCCACCCCGCCGGACAACCACAAGTCCTCGCTGGCCAAGCAGGAGATCGGCGTGCCCGAGGGCGAGCTGCTGCGCCGCATCGCCGATGAGAACGGCGGTGTGCACCAGGTGCTCGGCGCCCCCGGCTCCGCGGTGGCCTTCGACTGCAACTGCATGCACGGCTCGGCGGAGAACATCACGCCCTACCCGCGGCAGAACCTGTTCGTGGTCTTCAACAGCGTGGACAACGCGCTGGTGGAACCGTTCGCCGCCCCGGCCCGCCGCCCCGAGTACCTGGCCGACCGCGCCTTCACCCCGCTCGCCTGA
- a CDS encoding phosphopantetheine-binding protein — MNETGSRVSQSVAEAGRQALGTDAPMAGANFFELGGDSLAAAKMADGLSTDLGVEVPAELIFDADDLQDLAAKLEARLNEPG; from the coding sequence ATGAACGAGACCGGTTCGCGGGTCAGCCAGAGCGTCGCGGAGGCGGGGCGGCAGGCCTTGGGCACCGACGCCCCGATGGCGGGCGCCAACTTCTTCGAGCTGGGTGGTGACTCGCTGGCCGCGGCCAAGATGGCCGACGGGCTGAGCACCGACCTCGGGGTCGAGGTCCCGGCGGAGCTGATCTTCGACGCGGACGACCTGCAGGACCTGGCGGCCAAGCTGGAGGCCCGCCTGAACGAGCCTGGCTAG
- a CDS encoding MDR family MFS transporter has product MSTTQSKTDKEPDTRRIRIVFTGLVLAMLMASLDQTIVSTALPTIVGDLREVDDMPWVVTSYVLASTICMPIYGKLSDLSGRRNVFLVSISVFLLGSLLCGLAQSGTGLVVARTVQGIGGGGLFVLSQAIIADVVPPRERGRYMSFLGVVFGVASVAGPFLGGIVTDAASWRWCFFVNLPIGALTIFFVTAFLKPGATGRAFKLDWAGTALLALGSTGIVLVSSWGGTRYPWTSPVVLGLAAGVVVCAVLFVLAERRAAEPVIPPHLFRDPVFVLTSLVGLLVGAAMFSAASYLPTFFQMANGVNATESGLLMLPMVVAFVIVSTWTGKQIARTGRYKVFPVAGTAVITLGFVLMSLMGSTTPLYLSAVYTAVVGVGMGLAMQVLVVAVQNSVPQADLGTATSAHTYFREVGASLGVALVGAVFTGRLAANLPAGLPGGTSVTPELVRGLPPELRAGVAQSYADSLPQIFLYLAPALAVAVLLMACVKEKPMGGAPAPVEEQA; this is encoded by the coding sequence GTGAGCACAACCCAGTCCAAAACGGACAAAGAGCCCGATACCCGGAGGATTCGAATAGTCTTCACCGGCCTGGTGCTGGCGATGCTGATGGCCTCGCTCGACCAGACCATCGTGTCCACCGCGCTGCCCACCATCGTGGGTGACCTGCGCGAAGTCGACGACATGCCCTGGGTGGTCACGAGCTACGTGCTCGCCTCCACCATCTGCATGCCCATTTACGGCAAGCTGTCCGACCTGTCCGGGCGCAGGAACGTATTCCTGGTCTCGATCTCGGTCTTCCTGCTCGGGTCACTGCTGTGCGGGCTTGCCCAGAGCGGCACCGGTCTGGTAGTCGCGCGCACGGTCCAGGGCATTGGCGGCGGCGGCCTTTTTGTGCTGTCGCAGGCGATCATCGCCGATGTGGTACCGCCCCGGGAACGCGGCCGGTACATGAGCTTCCTCGGTGTGGTATTTGGGGTCGCCTCGGTCGCCGGACCGTTCCTCGGCGGAATCGTCACCGACGCCGCGTCGTGGCGCTGGTGCTTCTTCGTCAACCTGCCGATCGGCGCGCTGACCATCTTCTTCGTCACCGCGTTCCTGAAGCCGGGTGCCACCGGCCGGGCGTTCAAGCTCGACTGGGCGGGCACCGCGCTGCTCGCGCTGGGCAGCACCGGCATCGTGCTGGTCTCCAGCTGGGGCGGTACCCGTTACCCGTGGACCTCGCCGGTGGTCCTCGGCCTCGCCGCGGGTGTGGTGGTGTGCGCGGTGCTGTTCGTGCTCGCCGAACGCCGCGCGGCCGAGCCGGTGATCCCGCCGCACCTGTTCCGCGACCCGGTGTTCGTGCTGACCTCGCTGGTCGGCCTGCTCGTCGGTGCGGCCATGTTCAGCGCGGCCAGCTACCTGCCCACGTTCTTCCAGATGGCCAACGGCGTCAACGCCACCGAGTCCGGGCTGCTGATGCTGCCCATGGTCGTGGCCTTCGTCATCGTGTCCACCTGGACCGGCAAGCAGATCGCGCGCACCGGGCGGTACAAGGTGTTCCCGGTGGCGGGCACCGCGGTGATCACGCTCGGGTTCGTGCTGATGTCGCTCATGGGCAGCACCACCCCGCTCTACCTCAGCGCGGTCTACACCGCCGTGGTCGGGGTGGGCATGGGCCTGGCCATGCAGGTGCTCGTGGTCGCGGTGCAGAACTCGGTGCCGCAGGCCGACCTGGGCACCGCCACCTCCGCGCACACCTACTTCCGCGAGGTCGGCGCCTCGCTCGGCGTGGCGCTGGTCGGCGCGGTGTTCACCGGGCGGCTGGCGGCGAACCTGCCCGCCGGGCTGCCCGGGGGCACCTCGGTCACCCCGGAGCTCGTGCGCGGCCTGCCGCCGGAGCTGCGGGCCGGGGTCGCCCAGTCCTACGCGGACTCGCTGCCCCAGATCTTCCTGTACCTGGCGCCCGCCCTGGCCGTGGCCGTGCTGCTCATGGCCTGCGTCAAGGAGAAGCCCATGGGCGGCGCACCCGCACCCGTCGAGGAGCAGGCATGA
- a CDS encoding ectoine synthase, whose translation MLIRTLNEIVGTDRDVAWGDGRSRRLLIEADGKGYALTDTYVQPGAEAHLQYDHHLEACYCVEGSGQVVTASQVHEITVGTMYCPDQGEPHILRSDHGMRLVCVFNPPLRGHEAHTLSADAPSSYAPNEMQSA comes from the coding sequence ATGTTGATCCGCACCCTGAACGAGATCGTCGGCACCGACCGCGACGTGGCCTGGGGCGACGGTCGCAGCCGCCGCCTGCTCATCGAGGCCGATGGCAAGGGCTACGCCCTGACCGACACCTACGTGCAGCCGGGCGCCGAGGCCCACCTGCAGTACGACCACCACCTGGAGGCCTGCTACTGCGTGGAGGGCTCCGGCCAGGTGGTCACCGCCAGCCAGGTCCACGAGATCACGGTCGGCACCATGTACTGCCCGGACCAGGGCGAGCCGCACATCCTGCGCTCCGACCACGGCATGCGCCTGGTGTGCGTGTTCAACCCGCCGCTGCGGGGCCACGAGGCGCACACGCTGAGCGCGGACGCCCCGTCCAGCTACGCGCCGAACGAGATGCAGTCGGCCTGA
- a CDS encoding acyl carrier protein, giving the protein MEHSCDPASVRAAFAAALGREDFTDEESFFRVGGHSLRAVHVMKAISAAVGTRLPVKLLFDHPSVAELTEAIDDRLAAGARP; this is encoded by the coding sequence ATGGAGCATTCCTGTGACCCGGCCTCGGTGCGGGCGGCTTTCGCCGCCGCCCTCGGCCGGGAGGACTTCACCGACGAGGAGAGCTTCTTCCGCGTCGGCGGGCACTCGCTGCGCGCCGTGCACGTGATGAAGGCGATCTCCGCGGCGGTCGGCACCCGGCTGCCAGTCAAGCTGCTCTTCGACCACCCGAGCGTGGCCGAGCTGACCGAGGCCATCGACGACCGCCTGGCCGCGGGAGCCCGGCCATGA
- a CDS encoding amino acid adenylation domain-containing protein, whose protein sequence is MSTRRVLDLLAGHVAATPEAAAVRDGGTELSYRELWARTERLGTVLAQAGAGLGVPVGLHARRGTDLVVAIIALLRAGSVCVPLDLSYPVDRLHFMRADTGLELVLGHAGEFGRLGELTTLATEGGLALGAWPDRPARAAQPVGTPGPGDLAYITYTSGSTGRPKGVRYEHGGLDNVITWQVADSRCGPGSRTLQFAPVSFDISYLEVLATLCAGGTLVCCEDEVRYDPELLWELIAAERINRLFIPFVTLQALATFAEGVGPATHPLREVFAGGEQLQVNEHIRALFRALPDCSLLNHWGTVEVFISTTHRLPSDVDSWPVLPPIGRELANTTVHVLGPDGRVLPDGEVGELVVSGDSVGPGFWNLPEATAQRFRPDPLDPSVRAYHTGDLGLRNADGDLECLGRMDSQVKVRGFRVELGEIEAALASMPGLADCAVLAVGGSEDRHLVAVLVPAEGAEPGHDEVLAWLTPRLPAYMLPTRTEREAVFPLTPSGKVDRRALTHRHTQPTFGATT, encoded by the coding sequence ATGAGCACCCGGCGCGTGCTGGACCTGCTGGCCGGGCACGTCGCCGCCACACCCGAGGCGGCGGCGGTCCGGGACGGGGGCACCGAGCTGAGCTACCGCGAGCTGTGGGCGCGCACCGAACGCCTCGGGACGGTGCTGGCCCAGGCCGGTGCCGGGCTCGGGGTCCCGGTCGGCCTGCACGCCCGGCGCGGCACGGACCTGGTGGTCGCGATCATCGCCCTGCTCCGCGCGGGCAGCGTGTGCGTGCCGCTGGACCTGTCCTACCCGGTCGACCGCCTGCACTTCATGCGCGCCGACACCGGGCTGGAGCTGGTGCTCGGGCACGCCGGGGAGTTCGGCCGCCTCGGTGAGCTGACCACGCTGGCCACCGAGGGCGGGCTCGCGCTCGGTGCCTGGCCGGACCGCCCCGCGCGGGCGGCCCAGCCGGTCGGCACGCCGGGGCCGGGCGACCTCGCCTACATCACCTACACCTCCGGTTCGACCGGGCGGCCCAAGGGCGTGCGGTACGAGCACGGCGGCCTGGACAACGTCATCACCTGGCAGGTCGCCGACAGCAGGTGCGGCCCCGGCTCGCGGACCCTCCAGTTCGCCCCGGTGTCCTTCGACATCTCCTACCTGGAGGTGCTGGCCACGCTGTGCGCGGGCGGCACGCTGGTCTGCTGCGAGGACGAGGTCCGCTACGACCCGGAGCTGCTCTGGGAGCTGATCGCGGCCGAACGGATCAACCGCCTGTTCATCCCGTTCGTCACGCTCCAGGCGCTGGCCACCTTCGCCGAGGGGGTCGGCCCGGCCACGCACCCGCTGCGCGAGGTGTTCGCCGGCGGGGAGCAGCTCCAGGTCAACGAGCACATCCGGGCGCTGTTCCGCGCGCTGCCGGACTGCTCGCTGCTCAACCACTGGGGCACGGTGGAGGTCTTCATCTCCACCACGCACCGACTACCGTCCGATGTGGACAGCTGGCCGGTGCTGCCGCCCATCGGCCGGGAGCTGGCCAACACCACCGTGCACGTGCTCGGCCCGGACGGGCGGGTGCTGCCGGACGGGGAGGTCGGCGAGCTCGTGGTGTCCGGTGACAGCGTGGGGCCCGGCTTCTGGAACCTGCCGGAGGCCACCGCGCAGCGCTTCCGCCCCGACCCGCTGGATCCGTCGGTGCGGGCATACCACACCGGCGACCTCGGCCTGCGCAACGCCGACGGCGACCTGGAATGCCTGGGGCGCATGGACAGCCAGGTCAAGGTGCGCGGGTTCCGGGTGGAGCTGGGCGAGATCGAGGCGGCCCTGGCCTCGATGCCCGGCCTCGCCGACTGCGCGGTGCTCGCGGTCGGCGGCAGCGAGGACCGCCACCTGGTCGCCGTGCTCGTCCCGGCCGAGGGCGCCGAGCCCGGCCACGACGAGGTGCTCGCGTGGCTGACCCCGCGCCTGCCCGCCTACATGCTCCCCACCCGCACCGAGCGCGAGGCCGTCTTCCCGCTCACCCCGAGCGGCAAGGTCGACCGCCGCGCGCTCACCCACCGCCACACCCAGCCGACCTTCGGAGCGACAACGTGA